TGCTCCTGCATCGCTTTTTGCTTTTGGCTTTTTTAACGCCATTTTTGAACAAAAAGAATATGGCGAGACCTATGTATTAGAAGCTTTAGCTCGCGAAATGCTTAAAAACGACAGCATTCGAAAAAAATTCAATGACTTTAAACAAAATAATCCCAAAATTAGCAGTTATGAAATGCTCAATTGGTTTTATCTAAATTCTCAATATTCAGACCCTTACCTAAATGTTTATCCTATTGGTAAAATACAATAATGCCATATTGTCTCCTTCATTATTCCAAATACTGACACTTTGACATTATTTATAGCTTGGTATATAAATTGAAAATAACCTCATCGAAAAGTTAAACCAAAAATAAAAGGAGGACCAAGCTATGTTACCAGTAATTAAAAATTCAATGCCAAGCTTAATGAGCGATTTTTTAGGCGATGACTTATTTGACAATTTCTTTGGCTTTATTCCAGCCGTTAAAAATCCTGCAACCGTAAACATTATCGAAGACAAAAACAACTTCCGCTTAGAAGTTGCAGCTCCAGGCCTTGAAAAAGAAGATTTTAAAATTGATCTTCACAATGATGTACTAACCATTAGTGCCGAAAAAAAGGAAGAAAAAGAAGAAAAAGACAAAAAGTACTTACGTCGTGAATTTAACTACTGCAGCTTCAAGCGTTCATTTGCACTACCCGAATATGTAGATGCAGACAAAATTGAAGCTAAGCA
This genomic window from Bacteroidales bacterium contains:
- a CDS encoding Hsp20/alpha crystallin family protein, which encodes MSDFLGDDLFDNFFGFIPAVKNPATVNIIEDKNNFRLEVAAPGLEKEDFKIDLHNDVLTISAEKKEEKEEKDKKYLRREFNYCSFKRSFALPEYVDADKIEAKHKNGILTVIIPKKEEAKEKEPKTIKIS